Proteins from one Portunus trituberculatus isolate SZX2019 chromosome 38, ASM1759143v1, whole genome shotgun sequence genomic window:
- the LOC123514660 gene encoding uncharacterized protein LOC123514660 isoform X2 — MADIVRAAAAAVVVVVVVVALGGGPGGKCGVAHASTNCNSETDDTEVFVSFGEEEVILREAIRQARWSVNKYLYMVPVIGFEGVRAEVTTNMGTFPAWFPIMDHCTLDNSRWWQVLLVVKKHTNSTLTVTLTVQNCLLSCELTTGAKHTSGRDLKLQNLELFGRGGSRWREQHPRYPCRVESEAKDPILVMTPSCTNPPSIGSASSPHSKTEKRPARRPAQGTALSTALSSPRPTPPSPSRPATVQTEGLTPPLRVAAVVVVVIIILMVVFVMMRCQDRQEY; from the coding sequence ATGGCGGACATAGTgagggcagcggcggcggcggtggtggtggtggtagtggtggtggcacttGGAGGAGGCCCTGGCGGTAAATGTGGGGTTGCTCATGCCTCCACAAACTGCAACTCCGAAACAGACGATACAGAAGTATTTGTAAGCtttggagaagaggaagtgatacTCAGAGAAGCAATACGCCAAGCCAGATGGTCTGTGAACAAGTACTTGTACATGGTGCCCGTGATAGGCTTTGAAGGCGTCCGTGCTGAGGTGACAACCAACATGGGAACATTCCCTGCCTGGTTCCCGATTATGGATCACTGCACCCTCGACAATTCCCGGTGGTGGCAGGTATTGCTGGTGGTGAAGAAACACACCAATTCGACTCTTACCGTCACTCTGACGGTACAAAACTGCCTCCTATCATGTGAACTGACCACTGGCGCAAAACACACAAGTGGGAGAGACTTGAAGCTTCAAAACCTGGAACTGTTTGGCCGCGGCGGCTCCAGGTGGAGAGAACAGCATCCACGCTATCCTTGCCGAGTTGAAAGCGAAGCAAAAGATCCTATTCTAGTAATGACCCCCTCCTGCACCAATCCTCCATCCATCGGCAGTGCTTCTTCACCTCACTCTAAAACAGAAAAGCGTCCTGCCCGAAGGCCTGCACAGGGAACTGCTCTCAGTACAGCCTTGTCTTCACCACGCCCCACGCCGCCAAGTCCCTCAAGACCAGCTACAGTTCAGACTGAAGGCCTCACGCCCCCCCTGcgggtggcggcagtggtggtcgtagtgataataatactgatggtggtgtttgtaatGATGAGATGTCAAGACCGACAAGAATattag